Proteins encoded within one genomic window of Gammaproteobacteria bacterium:
- a CDS encoding low molecular weight phosphotyrosine protein phosphatase, with product MSYSTIFNKFTNLFARASDVAGVVESSPKVKVLFVCMGNLCRSPTAQGVFEKLVAQAGLARVIGADSAGTHAYHIGKSPDKRAVAAASKRGYDLTRQRARRIETADLSRFDYILAMDDENVQEIRALVAPEGAGNVWLLMDFARQPVHAEVPDPYYGGGGGFERVLDLVEDGARGLLEHIRRHHQL from the coding sequence ATGTCTTACAGCACGATCTTCAACAAATTCACCAATCTGTTTGCGCGCGCCAGCGACGTGGCAGGCGTGGTGGAATCTTCACCGAAGGTTAAGGTCCTGTTCGTCTGCATGGGCAATCTCTGTCGCTCGCCGACCGCGCAGGGCGTATTCGAAAAGCTGGTGGCGCAGGCCGGCCTGGCGCGCGTGATTGGGGCCGATTCAGCAGGTACGCACGCTTACCATATCGGCAAATCGCCTGACAAACGCGCCGTGGCGGCAGCTTCGAAGCGTGGATACGATCTGACCCGGCAGCGCGCGCGCCGCATAGAAACGGCCGACCTTTCGCGCTTCGACTACATACTGGCGATGGATGACGAAAACGTGCAAGAGATACGCGCGCTGGTCGCGCCCGAGGGAGCAGGCAATGTATGGCTGTTGATGGATTTCGCGCGCCAGCCGGTGCACGCTGAGGTGCCGGATCCCTACTACGGCGGCGGTGGCGGCTTCGAGCGGGTACTGGATCTGGTAGAGGACGGCGCGCGCGGCTTGCTGGAGCACATACGGCGTCACCACCAGCTATGA